The nucleotide sequence ATGGGCCCCGAGGCCTCGCTCGCGGGCCGCGACATCGGCCAGGACTTCAGCCGCAAGGACGGCTGGAGCATGTACCACGGCGAGACCGTGCCGGGCTTTCCCTCGCACCCGCACCGCGGCTTCGAGACCGTGACCATCGTGCGCAAAGGCTTGATCGACCATTCCGACTCGCTGGGCGCCACCGCGCGCTTCGGCGGCGGCGACGTGCAGTGGCTCACCGCCGGCAAGGGCATCGTGCATTCGGAGATGTTCCCGCTGCTCGACGCCGACGCGGCGAATCCGCTCGAGCTGTTCCAGATCTGGCTGAACCTGCCGGCCGCCAGCAAGATGGCCGAGCCGCACTTCACCATGTTCTGGTCGGAGGCGATTCCGCGCCTGGTGGTCGAGTCGCCGCGCGGCGGCCGCACCGAGATCGCGGTGATCGCGGGCCAGCTCGGCAACGCGGCCGAGGCCGGCGCGCCCGCGCCCATCGATCCGCTGGCGCCGCCGCCCGATTCGTGGGCCGCGCGCACCGAGGCCGACGTGGCGATCTGGACCCTGCGCATGACGCCCGGCGCCGACTGGACGCTGCCGGCCGCCAGCGGCGAAGGCACGCGGCGCATGCTGTACTTCTTCAAGGGTGCGCGGGCGCGCATCGCGGGCCGCGAGGTGCAGGGGCCGGCGGCCATCGAGCTGCATGCCGGCAGCGCGGTGGAGATCGTCAACGGCGAGGCCGACACGGCCGAGTTCCTGCTGCTGCAGGGCCGCCCGATCGCCGAGCCGGTGGTGCAGTACGGGCCCTTCGTGATGAACACGCAGGCCGAGATCAGCCAGACCCTGGCCGACTACCGCCGCACGCAGTTCGGCGGCTGGCCCTGGGACGACGGGGCGCCGGTGCATGGCCGCGACCCGGGGCGCTTCGCGCGGCACCCGGGCGGGCGCGAGGACAAGCCGGCGAGTTGAAGACTCAGAAGGTCTTGAGCATCTCGGCGCCCAGCGCCGTCATGCTCGGCACGAACTCGATCACCTCGGCGCGCGCCACCTCGCCCTGCACGAAGGGGTCGCGCGCCAGCACCGCCTCGAGCGCGGCGCGGTCGCCCGAGCGCGCGACGATCACGCCGCCGCGGCGCGGCACCTGGCGACCCGAGGCGATGAACATCCCGCTCTCGTAGTGCTTGCGCAGCCACACCATGTGCGCGTCGATCAGCGCGTCGACCTCCTCGAGGGGGCGGATGTAGGTGAGGGTCACGATGAACATGCGCGGGGCTTCCTGGGTGATGCGACCGACCGATGCTAGGGCCTTCGCATCACGGCCTCGGACCAAGCCGCGGTAACCGGATGCAAATCCACGCCCGGCATCCGCCATCTGGCACTTGGCGCTCAACCGATGCCCAGCACCACCGACGCCACCAGCCACACGTTGGCCGCGCTGATCACGCCGAACAGCAGCCAGGCCAGCGACTTCACCACCGGACCGTTCGCGAAGCCGCCCATCAGCGCGCGGTCGCTCGTGAAGCGGATCAGCGGCCACATCGCGAACGGCAGCTGGAAGCTCAGCATCACCTGGCTCAGCACCAGCATCTTGCCCACGCCACCGTCGCCGAACCACCACACGCCGACGAAGGCCGGCACCAGCGCCAGCGCGCGCGTGATCAGGCGCCGCTGCCAGCACGGGATCTTCAGGTCGAGAAAACCTTCCATGATGATCTGGCCCGCGATGGTGCCGGTGAAGGTCGAGCTCTGGCCCGAGGCCAGCAGCGCCACGCCGAACAGCGTGGCCGCCAGCGCGCTGCCCACCACCGGCTCGATCAGCCGGTAGGCATCGTCGATCTCGGTCACCGCCGTGTGGCCGGTGCCGTGGAAGGCGCTGGCCGCGAGCACCATGATGGCCGCGTTGACCAGCAGCGCGAGCGACAGCGAGACCACCGCGTCGAGCGTGCAGAAGCGCACCGCCTCGCGCCGCGCGGGCTCGGTCGGCGCCACCAGCCGGGTCTGCACGATCGACGAATGCAGGTAGAGGTTGTGCGGCATCACGGTCGCGCCCACGATGCCGATCGCGAGGTAGAGCGCGCCCGGCTGATGCAGCCGCTCGAGCATCGGCACGAAGCCGACCGCCACGCCGAGCCAGTTGGGCGGCGCCATCGCGAGCTCGACCACGAAGCAGGCCGCGATGGTGCCGACCAGGCCGAGCACGATCGCCTCCACGCGGCGGAAGCCGGCACCCTGCAGGCCCAGCACCAGCAGGGTGTCGAAGGCGGTGATGAGGATACCGACCGGGATCGAGACGCCGAACAGCAGGTGCAGCGCGAGCGCGCTGCCGAGCACCTCGGCCAGGTCGCAGGCCACGATGGCGAGTTCGGCGCCGAGCCAGAGGAAGCGGTTGACGCGCGGCGAATAGCGCTCGCGGCAGGCGCGCGCCAGATCCTTCTGCGCGATCAGCCCGAGCCGCACGCACAGGGTCTGCAGCAGCATCGCCGCGAGGCTCGCGAGCAGCACCACGAACAGCAGGCCGTAGCCGAAGCGCGAGCCGGCCTCGATGTCGGTGGCCCAGTTGCCCGGGTCCATGTAGCCCACCGACACCAGCAACCCCGGGCCCGCGTAGCGCAGCAGCTTGCGGCCGAAGGACAGTTCCCGCGGCACCGCGACGCTGCCTTTCACCTCGGACGGACAGAAGGGCGCGGTGGCGGTGCGGGGCAGCGGGAAGAACATGCGCGCGATGATAGGGACAAGCCCTCGGTCTTGTCGCCCATCGGACCAGCGCCCCCGGCAGGCCCGCGCGGAATCTTTTAGATTCGAAGGCTCGCGGCCGCACCGGCCCGTTCTTCCCATCCCCAGGAGACCCTCGCCCATGATCCACGTCGTCGCCGTCATCACCGCCAAGCCCGGCCAGCGCGCCGCACTGCTCGCCGCCTTCGCCGAGAACCGCGCCGCGGTGCTGGCCGAGAAGGGCTGCGTCGAGTACGGCGCCACCATCGACGCGCAAGGCATCCCGCCCTCGAAGGCCAGCTTCGGCGCCGACACCTTCGTCGTGATCGAGAAGTGGGAAACGCTGGCCGACCTGCAGGCCCATGCGGTCGCGCCGCACATGAAGGCCCATGGCGAGAAGACCAAGGCGCTGGTCGAGAGCAAGCTGATCCACGTGCTCGAGCCGGTCTGAGGTCGCGCGCCCGACGGGCGCTTTTGCTTCTTTCTCCTTCGCCGCCTACCCCTTTCCGTTGTATTCGCGCGCTCGCGATGCTGCTACCTTTGCCGGCAGCCGTTCAACGACACAGAGAGGGGACCACGGACATGGCGATCTTCCGTTCGCAAGGCACGCGCCGGTGTGCGCGTGCCGCCGCGGTGCCCGCCGCGCTGGCCGCGCTCGTGCTGCTGGCCAGCGGCTGCGCGCCGCTGATGGCGCCGCCCTACGCGGCCGACTACGAGGCGCTCGACCGCCTCGAGGCCACGCGCCCCGGCATGGTGGCGGTGGCGCGCGCGCAACCCA is from Variovorax paradoxus and encodes:
- a CDS encoding Nramp family divalent metal transporter, whose product is MFFPLPRTATAPFCPSEVKGSVAVPRELSFGRKLLRYAGPGLLVSVGYMDPGNWATDIEAGSRFGYGLLFVVLLASLAAMLLQTLCVRLGLIAQKDLARACRERYSPRVNRFLWLGAELAIVACDLAEVLGSALALHLLFGVSIPVGILITAFDTLLVLGLQGAGFRRVEAIVLGLVGTIAACFVVELAMAPPNWLGVAVGFVPMLERLHQPGALYLAIGIVGATVMPHNLYLHSSIVQTRLVAPTEPARREAVRFCTLDAVVSLSLALLVNAAIMVLAASAFHGTGHTAVTEIDDAYRLIEPVVGSALAATLFGVALLASGQSSTFTGTIAGQIIMEGFLDLKIPCWQRRLITRALALVPAFVGVWWFGDGGVGKMLVLSQVMLSFQLPFAMWPLIRFTSDRALMGGFANGPVVKSLAWLLFGVISAANVWLVASVVLGIG
- a CDS encoding antibiotic biosynthesis monooxygenase, with product MIHVVAVITAKPGQRAALLAAFAENRAAVLAEKGCVEYGATIDAQGIPPSKASFGADTFVVIEKWETLADLQAHAVAPHMKAHGEKTKALVESKLIHVLEPV
- a CDS encoding pirin family protein — protein: MSGKDTAPSTASDPERKADVPTATASYNPIVGIKPLGFPWETVDPFLFCVYHDDAYPRANAQMGPEASLAGRDIGQDFSRKDGWSMYHGETVPGFPSHPHRGFETVTIVRKGLIDHSDSLGATARFGGGDVQWLTAGKGIVHSEMFPLLDADAANPLELFQIWLNLPAASKMAEPHFTMFWSEAIPRLVVESPRGGRTEIAVIAGQLGNAAEAGAPAPIDPLAPPPDSWAARTEADVAIWTLRMTPGADWTLPAASGEGTRRMLYFFKGARARIAGREVQGPAAIELHAGSAVEIVNGEADTAEFLLLQGRPIAEPVVQYGPFVMNTQAEISQTLADYRRTQFGGWPWDDGAPVHGRDPGRFARHPGGREDKPAS